From the genome of Thermococcus celericrescens, one region includes:
- a CDS encoding zinc ribbon domain-containing protein yields KGISGNSNKGKKQNYLLSHVWRFNYVIKRLKEVAGEYDIRVLVVDEVFTSKRCPVCGRPHEGARFLRGLFKCPETGLVFNSDLVGAFNILKRAVGTITLNLGGLYAQGRGNWGKAGPEGSKTRFLVGLNETPQTSPPLTRG; encoded by the coding sequence AAGGGCATCAGTGGGAACTCCAACAAGGGTAAAAAGCAGAATTATCTCCTCTCCCACGTCTGGCGGTTTAATTACGTTATCAAACGCTTGAAGGAAGTTGCTGGGGAGTATGATATTCGGGTTTTGGTTGTGGACGAGGTTTTCACGTCTAAGCGTTGTCCCGTCTGCGGGAGGCCTCACGAGGGGGCTCGCTTCCTTCGTGGTTTGTTTAAGTGTCCCGAGACGGGGCTTGTCTTCAATTCAGACTTGGTTGGGGCGTTTAATATTTTGAAGAGGGCTGTGGGAACGATAACCCTGAACTTGGGCGGTTTGTACGCTCAAGGGAGGGGTAATTGGGGGAAGGCCGGGCCGGAGGGGTCTAAGACCCGCTTTTTAGTGGGTTTGAATGAGACCCCTCAAACCTCTCCGCCTTTAACGAGGGGTTAA